In Oenanthe melanoleuca isolate GR-GAL-2019-014 unplaced genomic scaffold, OMel1.0 S033, whole genome shotgun sequence, the sequence CAATGGAGACAAAAGGATCTTTGTAGCTCCCACAGGGCTTACCACCATCCAGGTCTCCCCTAAACAAAACCATCTTTTCATTTCTGGTTAATGAGGAATCTTAGTTCCATGACTCATTTATTTCTAGCACCAGCTTCATCACTGATATGCTTTCTGATGTGGCAAGACATAAGCTGGACATTTTCCAGGTCAGGATGTACTGGTAAAAGTGTATTAACCTATTACATTATATACTGGTTTTCCAATTCCAGCCCTTGTTacttacagtaattttttttgttgtttatgcCAGTTGATCTGCTGGCTCTTCACAGCAATTCTCAgttcttcctttccctgaaagactcagctgtgcctgtgaaCAGTTCAGGTTGTGTCTTCCTGTATGTATAACCTTGCATATGCTAACATCTATTTTATCAAACCTCTTGCTCCAAATTACTTGACTTTCAAGTAATTTGGAATACACCAACACCTCCTTTAAGCTTTGCTGGCCTAAAAATCCCTGCATCTGCAGATTGACTGCTACTTTTTGACTACTGAAATAATCAACCATCCGTTTCAGCACAGATATTTACAAGCAGCTTTTTCTGATTGCAAGTTtatcatttatttctgtgctttgccCTCTGGCTCTTTACCAGACTCATGCATCAGGAAAGTGCCTGTCCACTTAGAGTCTGATGTATTTCTTATTGCCACAGCACATTGAGACATAATCATTCAGCATTGTGAGGAATTGCTGCTGCCAGTTCCATTTCAATTTACATGTGCACAGCTGGTTGTCCTTTTGTTACTGATTTATCACATTTGCCCACCCTTCACTGTGCACTCAGCCTTGTTCTCATCATCAAGAGCCCACAAGTAAAACCATGTGTATTTTTACACATATTTTTACACCTGCCTGCATGGCACAGTTTGTTGTGAGTCCAGCACATCCTCATCTCACCAGGGGCTTGGTGCTTCCTTGCTCGTGCCCTGATCTGCCCCCACAAAGCCCAAGAACTCCCTGGTCCTCTTCCCAATATCCTTGTGCCTCTGAGCCCTCAGCCTAAGCAAACTGAGCAGCAACTGAGCACCATCTTTCCTATTTAGCTTGTTCCCCTTTCAGATATAACAACAGCATTTTATTCCAATTATCCCCAGTTCAACCCCCTTGAGGCCCAAGCTGGCTAACACAATATTAGGGGAAATAATAGGGAACCTAAACATcaaaaaaagagggaagagtTGAGTGCTGGTTTCAACcacagctggccctgctggagcagaacaGGCACACGCAAGTCCTGGCTTGGAGCAGAAACAAGCAGGTGAGGAGAGGAGGAGTGGAAAGGAGGGTGTGGAATACAGGGGGAGCCAGAACAAGGATGACTTAAACCTCATTGCAAACCTCCAGCCACGTCAAGAAGCTCCTGACACAGGTCAAAACCCACTGAGCAAGCACAAAGTGAAATCAGCTGTTAATCTAAACAGCAAATACATAGAATATGCATGAAGAATAAACCATCAGGTGTGTACAAAAAACTAATTatagttatatttttaaataccttgGTATTTTTGATTGAGAATACAAGATTTATGATGTGCAAGTCAAGAATTAACTCTAAAACAGTCTTTTAAAAGACAGATGAAGAAGAAAGTACAACAAAAATCAAAGGATGTGGTGAAGGTCAAAGTTAAgaagagctgcagaagaaaTTATCTTCTCCCATTCAAGGCAAAAATTGACCACAGAGTACAAGATCAGACTGGTTCAACTAACCACAGAGTCAACAAAATCAGGCTTTGGGTGAGAGGCATAGATAATGCCCTGTCCAGAAATAtctattttctgtgtttatttttatattggaGTTTAAAATACCAGCTTTTCCTCATGAGAAATGGAACTTTGGTGCTGGTCTTGCACATGTTTAGGTTTAAGTATTAGCTGtatgtttttctttgaagtaaTACTTTTGAtacctttatatttttttttctaattgtaATTTTTGATCTTTATTCCATggttagcttttttttttttttttacgttcttttaaaactgctttgaaGATCCTTCAGACTCCACCAATCTCTATCAGATTTGGGTGGGGGAAGAGGAAGGACCAGTATTTTTAGTGTTTCTGCAACAACCCCATACCTTGACTCTGCAAAAGCAGGCATTTACAAGCGCTGTTTTGTCACCCAAACTAGCCCTGTCTTCTGAATCTCACTGGAGCAGGAGTGACCATAACAGGCTATTTTCTTGCAAGGCTTAATATTCTCCAGTGCAGGCATACCAGTTTTCTGGAATTTAACTCAGTTGATTTGGTTCCTCTTGAATTTGTGACCACAAAAATTATCAATGGAAAACccaacaaattaaaatttaatttttttttcaaagctatCAGCCAGATGTTGTGAAGACAAGAATTAGCCAAAATAGAATATCCTTGAAAACTGGCCATGAAGTTTCTGAGTCTTGTCCtcagacagcagctgctgcctctctaGCAAAGGACAGTGATTTCTCATATCCTGCACCTCatatttctttccaaagcagaaaGATATGATAATccacaagagaagaaaaacagccaATAGCTTCGTTTCACAGGGGGTTACTGGCAATagcaaatttaaagaaaatagaggGGACATACTGAGTGTGATCCTAGGAGTGCAACATAGCAACAGAATTCTGAGACTCAGAGGTAATATCCAAAATCAAATTGTTTCTTTCCTCTATTTACATTGACAacttctcccctctgctccaaCAGTAACTCTTGTAAAGCATGAAAAGCAGTTGCACCAGTGAAGAGCAGTGCATGTCACCACGTACCACACATTAAAACAAATTGCCTTCTCCCAGATCTCAGGTGCTTTGGTCTGGGAACAGCCCTCTGAATAAACTTCAGTCAGAAGGTGTATCCTGACTCCAGGCAACTCACAACCATCCCTTCCCACTGCTTTGAACAAAATCTCAGCACCTCGTGCTGAGGGTAAGTCTGGGAGCACAactttgctgaaaaatatttacagttacTCCAAACAGACAAAGGTTTGGCATCTTTGGAGGTGTCCCAGTCCAGAGACAGATTTTGAAAACAGCACTGATTTGTGCAGGGACTCTAAGCTGTGTACCTATAACCAAAGGCTGGTTCAGGTTTACCAGCTGAAGCTTTTGCAGTGAGAGTCTGGtctaagaaaataaagaaagaaaccaaactATTCAGtcaaaaaaatgtaattatgaGTTGACACATGCCCACGTAATCAGAGAAGCAAGCCATTTGCTAAGGTTTTAGAAACAAGAATCCTGGAGGAATGAAGCAGGCAGTTCTGGTGTCTCCTCAAGGAATGAGCAGCAGAGAGTAGAGGAGCACAGCAAGAGCAATCAGGCTCCCAGACCTTTCCCAACCCACTCAGAGTGCCACgtgccagctgctctgtgccactggGAACACACAGTGCTGATCTCAGCtcagagggaagggcaggattTCAGGGCAGGAGagtctgtccctgtccctgtggggaAGCTGAAGGGCTGTTACAAACAGAATGTGCTttcctggcagccagggctgtgctggagcagcacaggaaaagctTTCTGGGCCAGGCAGGAATTTGACCACAAGAGACACTTAAACCATCAACACACAGAGTCAGTGTCCCTCTTGTCACACAGCTGAGTACAAAGTACAGCCCTCTTGTCCATCACCTGACAGCACAATCTCTGCTAAAACCAACACTTTAAGACACTTCATGTTCAGATCTGTACCTTGCACATGAAGCAGGAGCATCTTTGAAGCACTGACTGACTTGAAAGCCACTCAACAATTGCACAGTAAGGCAATGTTCAGCTTTAATGTGCCCCGGAAAATGAATGTGGGTTATAAAAACAATTCACTCATGAGGCACCCGTGCTTATAGGAAGTGAAATACAGCCATTTGTGTCCTACCATCTGTGCCAGGCCTATTGACAAACCTCCCCTGACAGGATGAAATAGGGCTCCTGTAAAGACATCCTTAACCTAATATGCCTCTACAGCACTGGGCTGGACTAGGTTTGAAAAACAGCCTCTTATAATACACAGATGAATTTAGCACTTAAGAAGATTAATGGATTCATAAATAGCCTGGAAATCCAAACTCATTGAATTTAGTTCACGGAACAGGTCAAATAGGCATTTATCAAACCATCTGGCATTTTGATTCCCTGGGGAAACTGTGGTCCAGCTGCAGATAACTGAGAAGCCATTGCAGCAGGGAAGGCTTGgttttccctgtgctcaggtttCCCCTGGAAATCTCTGGCACTAATTAGAAAGCAGTAGATCTTCTTGGACAGAAGTATATTTCTGTATAGTCACTTATATTTTCAAGTGCTGCTGCTTAACACAAACAGCAGTAAAGCCAGGTTTTAAGTGAAAGTACTTATGTTGTAATAAATAGCTTGCCATTTGCTCTAGGCCATGAAAGGACACTCATGTGCACCTATTTGAGTagcctacaaaaaaaaaatcaccagagTTGTTCAgggatataaaaaaaaacaactagtCTTGAggagttaatttatttttatgagtaaaatatcaaattatttcattaatatgCTTTGATACATAAAACATCATTCTTTCTGGTCATATTAGCAGCTTTCATTGAAGATTTCAAAGATAAAACACTTAAGATGctgtataaaagaaaattatcagtATGGCATAATATGACACACTACATGGTATATATTAGTGGtggaaatacaaaatatttcataggGCCTGGTTGCATTTGTCATCACcatgctctgcccctgctgccacGCCATGAAACAAtctacaaataataaaaaaaaaaggtaatccttaaaataatatattcactgaaaaattaaacacattGAAATTATGGGAATAAGTAGCTTTGCCTCAGAGAAGAATGTTTGGACAAAAGTGGGTCCATCTCGTTGTCCTGCACCAGTACCTGATAACAGGGGGGAAGAAAGGATCAAAATCCTGCCTTGGTCACAGCCAAAATACTGTGCCCATCCCAAATCTGCCTGGGGCAGATGCTCTCCCCAGGtactttcctgcttttcatgaGGCCTAGAGCTGAATCCAGCATTCTAGCATCCCTGGATGAGTCCTAGAGCTGAATCCAGcactccagcatccctggatgCTGCCCAGAACTGCCCTGATCCCTCCTGCACCCACTGGGGGAAATCAGGAGGAGTTTCCCGTTGTTCAGCAGTGCCTGCCATGGGTGTGGGTGTCTGTCAGGACATGAAGAGGGGTCTGGTTTTGCAGCCTCATCTTGCTCTCCTGAAGCTCAGTCACCATGGAACATCTTTCTCTCACGAGTTGGCCCGATGGAACAAACGCCACAGACAGACCCCTCTTCCCTCCActcccagcaggaacagcacaCACCTCTAGGCAAAACTGAATCTTAGTGCTGCTCATCTCCATGTGAGTATCCTGGAGGCTCTGGAACACCCACAGGGCAGGTTTGTCACCCAGAGTGGGACCCAGATCTCACCAGCTCCCAGGGGAATCTGGAGCCAGATCCAATGAACCCAAACTGGAAGAGTCTGGAGCCCTTTACGTATCAGAGGCCCACAGTAAAACTTTCCTCTGATGACTAAGTAGGTGCAGGGTCTAAATGCTTAAGCAGAACCGCTGCTCCATCCAGCCCTTGGACTATTTGCACAGCAGAACAGTCACTGTACAAAGTGCAGGGAGGTACCAGGAGGAGGAGTCAGCCCCGGTTCTGCCTCCTCCAGAAGAAACCCCTTCGGTCTGTCCGGCCGGCTGCGTGCTGTTGCTGTACACTTCGGTGGCGTTTGCCACCTCCTCGGGAAGGCCCATCTGGAGCAGCAGTTTGGAGATAAGGCTGTTGAACTTGCTCTCTGTGGTAGACCAAGGCTCCTGGCTCGGGGTGGGCCCCTCGGACGTGACGTTGAGCTCCAGCGGGTCGAGGCAGAACCCTTCGGGAGACCTCTCGAACAGCACGTCCGTCAGGTCGGTGCCCGCCACGGAGGAGGGGGAGGCACACGGAATGTCCCTGACCAGCCTGTAGTTCTCCATCCACTCCTTGAGCCACTCCAGGCGGCAGTCGCACTCCCAGGGGTTGCGGAAGAGGTACAGGCGGCCCAGGAAGTACACGGGCTCGAACACCGAGAAGGGCAGCGTCGTCAGGTTGTTGCTGTTCAAGTGCAGGGCCACCAGGCTGGTGAGGTTCTCAAAAGCCCCTTCCTCGATGTAGCTGATCCTGTTGCGGTCCAGGTAGAGGAACTCCAGCTCCCCCAAGTCCCGGAACCAGGTGTTGGAAATGTTCCTGAGAAAATTCCCCCCCAGGTTGAGCATCTTCAGGCGCCTCAGGCCGTCAAAGGAGTTGTCAGGCAGCTCGCTGATCAAGTTGTCGTTGAGGTACAGGTACTCCATCCTCTGACAGCCCTGAAAAGCTCGCTCGTGGATGACATTTATCTTGTTGTCCTGCAGATTCAGGTATTTCAGCTTGCTCAGGCCCTGCAGGGAGTTGTAGGCCACCGCTTCGATCCTGTTCCTCTCCAGGTACACGTGGGTCAAGTTCTCCATGCCCCTGATGGCGCCCGGGATCCTTCGGAAGTTGTTCTGGAAGCAGAAGAGCTCCTGCAGAGCGGGCAGCTCGATGAAGATCCTGTCGGGGATGTTGAAGAGGTTGCAGTCGGCCAGGTCCAGCCTGAGGAGGCGGCGCAGCGCGGTGAAGGTGCGCGTGTGCAGGTAGCGGATGTACTCGTTGTGGGCCATGCGCAGCTCCGTCAGGCCCGGCAGCCCCTTGAACGCGCCCGGCGTGATGAAGGAGATGTTGTTGTGGTTCAGCGACAGGGACTTGAGGGAAGGCAGCGTCCCGAAGGCCCTCTCAGACAGGAACTTGATGCTGTTTTTATCCAGGTTGATGGAGGAGGCTTCGCAGGGGAACTGGCTGGGGATCTGGCCCAGCCCGGCGCGGTCGCAGAGCACGGAGCAGCTCCTCTCCGGGGTGCACACGCAGCTGGGCGGGCAGGAGCGCACGCAGGCCCACACCCCGCGCACCTGGGGGACCCAAAGGATCACTGCCACCCACGGAGGATGCAGAGAAGAATGCATCATTAGCAAATCAGTTAGTCACAgcagtaaaaagaaattacactcttttcctcccctctaGCCAAGCTAACTGCCACCTGCACACCGGTGCTGACTGAGGAACTCTTGTGTGAAATTCCTAAAAATCTTCTGGGGTTTCTATACCTGCTGAGAATGTCTGTCACTAGAGCATAATCTCTAATTAATTCCTCTTCCCAAGAGGGGGCTCACTTAGAATTCAGTATTTCTCAAGTGTCTCTGCTGCCCCATGGGACATGGTTTGGCTTGCTTGGGAGCAAGCAGAAATGCACTGAAggccagcagctgtgggtgtgGAAAGGGGAGGGCAGTGTATGCTGAGTCTGGCAATAGGCAGGGGAgatcaattaattaattgccCAAAGTGTGTCAAATTCAtactttttgcttcttttttcttttattctttcaacCTCATGTTTCTCCACCAGAGTCATGAGCTGGTGCAGCACTGGAAGGGGAACTCAGCTCTCAAGGAGATGCAATGCAGTGTTTGAAAACACATTCCCACTGTGTACTGGTATGACAGTGTGAGTAAAAACAAACTAAGAGATACTGTTCAATTGCTGGCTTCATGATCTCATCATAGATGATGAGTATGGGATGATGATAAACTCTGCATCTTCAGCACACATTTTGCTGCCTTGCCAGTTCTCAAGACAGTCACCATTGTGCCTTATGTTTGATGGGAGCAGCCACTTTGTTCTTTATCAGCCTCACATGGGAGGTGCAAGGCTATTGTTTCCCCCCAGGTTAGCCCCACACAGGTGAGTGAACTACAAGGAAGAGAAGACAGCTCTTAGGAGAAATTAGAGAAGAACAAAAAGGAACTGGGGCACATCAGCCTCCAAagacaggcttttttttttttttttttttttccggaAAAAACATCCAgtcaaaaaaaatctgaaaagtgtttttttttcttaatgcaaaATGATATTTCCCTCTGAAAGAGAGGGAGTTTAGATCAGATatatggaagaaattctttactgtgagggtggtgaggcactggcacagggtacccagagaagctgtggatgcctcaaTGCTGtcagtgctcaaggccaggttggatgaagTTCTGAcaaacctggtctagtggaaggtgccccagctcatggcagggggatgAGATGATCTTCTAGGTCCCTTCCAGCAAAACCCTTTCTCTGATTCCATGAAAATAAACTCATTAGAGAGGAGGAACTGAAGACAGTTTTTTCAATTGCTCTCTCAGATACATCCTACCTTGTCCTCAACAAAATGAGCAGCCACACCAGTAATCTCCATGTAATCACAAGTATAAAATGGTGCTGTTGCTGCTGACTggttttctgctgcagtttaTCAGCTCCCATGCAAACATAAtccctttcttgttttttctcagTGAAACATGAGATACCAACAGCTTTACCAACAGCCACCTCTATTACTACACTGCTGGGATCAGAGGGGTTTCCTCCATACTCCTGCTGAGTGTCCAGAGGGGgaagctcccagcagctgtggtttGCAGCACAGTGGTTGCCCACTACAGCTGTATTCCCATGGGTATTTTCAATAAGACAGACTTGTGAGGTGATATGCCCAGAAGCATCAGCTTCAGCAAGCATCAAGTTTTACTTTTTCAGTCCTTAAGGCTTTAATGTACAGGACAAACAACAGTTTAGGCTACAATCGCTCTGACTTTCTAAAGACAATATGCATGGGACTGTATTTAGGAGTTTACACTGCCTGTGTAAAAGAGACTTGCAAAACCAGTTGTTGGGAAAATCCCCCTGAAGGGCATCAACCCTGGATCTGCCCTGGAGCCTGGGTCTGTTCATTCTGGTTATTGCATGTAGGAAAGGTATTTAGATACACAGAGTGAGAATCACAAAAGGATGAGCTGTGGACTCTTCATCAAAA encodes:
- the NYX gene encoding nyctalopin, with translation MFAIILNVILWVPQVRGVWACVRSCPPSCVCTPERSCSVLCDRAGLGQIPSQFPCEASSINLDKNSIKFLSERAFGTLPSLKSLSLNHNNISFITPGAFKGLPGLTELRMAHNEYIRYLHTRTFTALRRLLRLDLADCNLFNIPDRIFIELPALQELFCFQNNFRRIPGAIRGMENLTHVYLERNRIEAVAYNSLQGLSKLKYLNLQDNKINVIHERAFQGCQRMEYLYLNDNLISELPDNSFDGLRRLKMLNLGGNFLRNISNTWFRDLGELEFLYLDRNRISYIEEGAFENLTSLVALHLNSNNLTTLPFSVFEPVYFLGRLYLFRNPWECDCRLEWLKEWMENYRLVRDIPCASPSSVAGTDLTDVLFERSPEGFCLDPLELNVTSEGPTPSQEPWSTTESKFNSLISKLLLQMGLPEEVANATEVYSNSTQPAGQTEGVSSGGGRTGADSSSWYLPALCTVTVLLCK